The DNA region GTCAAGGTCGAGCTGATCGACGGCGCCTACCACGACGTCGACTCGTCGGCGCTGGCCTTCGAGATCGCCTCCCGCGCCGCCTTCCGTGAGGCGCTGCAGAAGGGCGGCTCGGTCCTGCTCGAGCCGGTGATGAAGGTCGAGGTCGTCTCGCCGGAAGAGTATACCGGCTCGGTCATCGGCGACCTGAATTCCCGCCGCGGCCAGATCCAGGGCCAGGACATGCGCGGCAACGCCAACGTCATCAACGCGATGGTGCCGCTGGCCAACATGTTCGGCTACGTGAACCAGCTGCGCTCCTTCTCCCAGGGTCGCGCCAACTTCACGATGCAGTTCGACCACTACGAAGAGGTGCCGCGCGGCGAGGCCGACAAGGTCATCGCCAAGTACGCCTGAGGCTCACGCCTCGACACCCCTTCTTCCGCAACATCAATTCGAATTTAGGAGGCTCTGATGGGCAAGGAAAAGTTCTCCCGCACCAAGCCGCACTGCAACATTGGCACGATCGGGCACGTTGACCACGGCAAGACGTCTCTGACGGCGGCGATCACGAAGGTTCTGGCCGAGACGGGCGGGGCGACGTTCACGGCCTACGACCAGATCGACAAGGCTCCTGAGGAGAAGGCGCGCGGGATCACGATCTCGACGGCGCACGTGGAGTACGAGACGCAGAACCGCCACTACGCGCACGTGGACTGCCCCGGCCACGCCGACTACGTGAAGAACATGATCACGGGCGCGGCGCAGATGGACGGCGCGATCCTGGTGGTGTCGGCGGCCGACGGCCCGATGCCGCAGACCCGCGAGCACATCCTGCTGGCCCGTCAGGTCGGCGTGCCGGCGCTGGTGGTGTTCCTCAACAAGGTCGACATGGTCGACGACGAGGAGCTCCTGGAGCTGGTCGAGCTCGAGGTGCGTGAGCTGCTGTCGAAGTACGACTTCCCGGGCGACGACATCCCGATCACCAAGGGCTCGGCGCTGATGGCGCTTGAGGACAAGGAGCCGAAGATCGGCAAGGAGGCGGTGCTGGCGCTGATGGCGACGGTGGACGCCTACATCCCGCAGCCGGAGCGTCCGATCGACATGCCGTTCCTGATGCCGATCGAGGACGTGTTCTCGATCTCGGGCCGCGGCACGGTGGTGACGGGTCGCGTCGAGCGCGGCATCGTGAAGGTGGGCGAGGAGGTCGAGATCGTCGGCATCCGGGCGACCACCAAGACGACGGTGACGGGCGTCGAGATGTTCCGCAAGCTGCTCGACCAGGGCCAGGCGGGCGACAACGTCGGCGTGCTGCTGCGCGGCACGAAGCGCGAGGACGTGGAGCGCGGCCAGGTCGTGTGCAAGCCGGGTTCGGTGAAGCCGCACTCGAAGTTCAAGGCCGAGGCGTACATCCTGACCAAGGAGGAGGGCGGCCGCCACACGCCGTTCTTCACCAACTACCGGCCGCAGTTCTACTTCCGGACCACGGACGTGACCGGGATCTGCACGCTGCCCGAGGGCACCGAGATGGTGATGCCGGGCGACAACGTGACCATGGACGTGGCGCTGATCGTGCCGGTGGCCATGGAGGAGAAGCTGCGCTTCGCCATCCGCGAGGGCGGCCGCACCGTCGGCGCCGGCGTCGTCGCCGCCATCAACGACTGATCCCAAGAGAAGCATCCTTAGCAGGGCGCGGCGGGGTCGAGTCCTCGCACACCCCGCCGTCCCTCTGAAGGTTCCAGGAACATGAACGGTCAGAACATCCGTATCCGCCTGAAGGCGTTCGATCACCGCATCCTCGATGCGTCGACCAAGGAGATCGTCTCCACGGCCCGGCGCACCGGCGCGACCATCCGGGGTCCGATCCCGCTGCCGACGCATATCGAGAAGTTCACCGTCAACCGCTCGCCGCACATCGACAAGAAGTCGCGCGAGCAGTTCGAGATGCGCACGCACAAGCGGGTGCTCGATATCGTCGATCCGACGCCGCAGACCGTGGACGCGCTGATGAAGCTCGACCTCGCCGCTGGCGTGGACGTGGAGATCAAGCTCTGAGTCCGCTGAGGACTTAGAGCTTACCGTTTCATCGCGCGAGGGAGAGAACCTATGCGCTCAGGCGTCATCGCACAGAAGGTCGGCATGACCCGCGTCTTCACGGACGCGGGGGAGCATGTCCCCGTCACCGTGCTCAAGATTGATCAGTGCCAGGTGGTTGCCCACCGCACTGTCGAGAAGAATGGCTACGTCGCGCTGCAGGTCGGCGTCGGCAAGGCCAAGGTCAAGAACGTGTCGGCCGCCGAGCGGGGCCGTTTCGCGGTCGCCAAGGTTGAGCCGAAGAAGAAGCTCGCCGAGTTCCGCGTGTCCGAGGACGCGCTGATCCCGGTCGGCGCCGAGATCACCGCGGACCACTTCATCCCCGGCCAGTTCGTGGATGTCACCGGCACCACGACCGGTAAGGGCTTCGCTGGCGGTATCAAGCGCTGGAACTTCGGCGGCCTGCGCGCCACCCACGGCGTGTCGATCTCGCACCGTTCGATCGGTTCGACCGGCGGCCGTCAGGACCCGGGCAAGACCTTCAAGAACAAGAAGATGCCGGGCCATCTCGGTGTCGAGCGGGTCACCACCCAGAACCTGCGGGTCGTGCGCACCGACCCCGAGCGCGGCCTGATCCTGGTCGAGGGCGCGGTCCCGGGCGTCGCCGGCGGCTGGATCCAGATCCGCGACGCGGTGAAGCGCAAGCTCCCCGCCGACGTTCCGCTGCCGGGCAAGTTCCGCGAGAACGGCGCCTCCGCCCCGGCGACCGAGGCCCCTGCGGCTGAGGAGACCGCGTGATGAAGCTCGATATCAAAACTCTCGACGGTGCCGGTGCCGGCTCGGTCGAGCTGAACGAAGAGATCTTCGGCCTGGAGCCCCGCGCCGACCTTCTGCAGCGCATGGTTCGCTGGCAGCTCGCCAAGCGGCGCGCCGGCACCCACGCCGTGCAGAACCGCTCGGACGTGAACCGGACCCGCAAGAAGCTCTACAAGCAGAAGGGCACCGGTAACGCCCGCCACGGCGCGGCCTCGGCGCCGCAGTTCCGCGGCGGTGGACGCGCCTTCGGCCCGGTGCCGCGCGACCACAGCCACGACCTGCCCAAGAAGGTCCGTGCGCTGGCCCTGCGCCACGCCCTGTCGGCCAAGGCCAAGGCCTCGACCCTGATCGTCGTCGACGACATCAAGATCGAGGATCACAAGACCAAGGGTCTCATCGAGCGCTTCGGCAAGATGGGCCTCTCGAACGCGCTGATCATCGGCGGTGCCGAGGTCGACGTGAATTTCGGCCGGGCCGCCCGCGCCATCCCGCAGATCGACGTGCTGCCCGTGCAGGGCATCAACGTCTACGACATCCTGCGCCGCGACACGCTCGTCCTGACGAAGGCTGCCGTCGACGCGCTGGAGGAGCGTTTCAAATGAGTGCCGATCCGCGCCACTACGACATCGTCGTCTCCCCGGTCATCACCGAGAAGGCGACGAACCTGACCGAGCAGAACAAGGTCGTCTTCCGCGTCGCTCCCAAGGCGACCAAGCCTCAGATCAAGGAGGCGGTTGAGAAGCTGTTCGACGTGAAGGTCACGGCCGTGAACACCCTTGTCACCAAGGGGAAGAAGAAGATTTTCCGCGGCCTCCGCGGACAGCGCTCCGACGTGAAGAAGGCGATCGTGACCCTGGCTGAGGGCCACTCGATCGACGTCACGACCGGGCTCTGAGGACGGGATTTAGGGATCCAAGCCGATGGCCTTGAAGACATTCAAACCGGTCACGCCGAGCCTGCGCCAGCTCGTGCTCGTCGACCGCCGTGAGCTCTACAAGGGCAAGCCGGTGAAGGCGCTGACGGAGGGCAAGTCGTCCTCCGGCGGCCGCAACAATCTCGGCCGCATCACCGTCCGCTTCCGCGGCGGCGGCCACAAGCGCGTGCTGCGCAACGTCGACTTCAAGCGTCGCGAGCAGCTCGGCGTCGCCGCCACGGTGGAGCGGATCGAGTACGATCCGAACCGCACGGCGTTCATCGCGCTGATCAACTTCCCCGACGGGAAGCAGAGCTACATCCTGGCCCCGCAGCGCCTGCAGCCGGGCGACAAGGTGGTGGCCGCTGAGAGCGTCGACATCAAGCCGGGCAACGCCGCTCCGGTCGGCTCGATGCCGGTGGGCACGATCGTCCACAATGTCGAGCTCAAGATCGGCAAGGGTGGCGCGATCGCCCGCTCGGCCGGCAACTACGCGCAGATCGTCGGCCGCGACCAGGGCTACGTGACGCTCCGCCTGAACTCGGGCGAGCAGCGCCTGGTCCACGGTCAGTGCTTCGCCAGCGTTGGCGCGGTCTCGAACCCGGACCACATGAACATCTCGCTCGGCAAGGCCGGGCGCAACCGTTGGCTCGGCAAGCGCCCGCACAACCGCGGTGTGGCGATGAACCCGGTCGACCATCCGCACGGCGGCGGCGAGGGTCGCACCTCGGGCGGCCGCAACCCGGTCACGCCCTGGGGCGTGCCCACCAAGGGGAAGAAGACCCGGTCCAACAAGCGGACCGACGTGTTCATCCTGTCCAGCCGCCACAACCGCAAGAAGTAATCGCTATGGCACGCTCTCTCTGGAAGGGGCCGTTCGTCGACGGCTACCTCTTCAAGAAGGCCGAGGCGGCGCGGGGCTCCTCGCGCTCCGAGGTCATCAAGATCTGGAGCCGCCGCTCCACGATCCTCCCGCAGTTCGTCGGGCTCACCTTCGGTGTGCACAACGGGCAGAAGCACATCCCGGTCTACGTCACCGAGGAGATGGTCGGGCACAAGTTCGGCGAGTTCTCGCCGACCCGCACCTTCCCGGGCCACGCGGCCGACAAGAAGGCGAAGAGGCGCTGAGATGGGCAAGCAAGCCACCCCCCGCGCGCTCCCCGAGAACGAGGCGAAGGCCGTCGCGCGCATGCTGCGCGTCAGCCCGCAGAAGCTCAACCTCGTGGCGCAGATGATCCGCGGCAAGAAGGTCGACACGGCGCTCGCCGAGTTGCAGTTCTCGCGCAAGCGGATCTCCACCGAGGTCAAGAAGTGCCTCGAGAGCGCCATCGCCAACGCCGAGAACAACCACGATCTGGACGTCGACGACCTTGTCGTCTCCCAGGCCTTCGTGGGCAAGGCGCTGGTTCTCAAGCGTTTCCACGCCCGCGCCCGCGGCCGCGGCGCGCGCATCCTGAAGCCCTTCTCGAACCTCACCATCGTGGTTCGCGAAGTCCGCCAAGCCGAAGCGGCTTGAGGAGGATCTGATGGGTCAGAAAGTCAACCCGATCGGTCTCCGGCTCGGCATCAACCGGACCTGGGACTCCCGCTGGTTCGCCAACAAGGGCGACTACGCGAAGCTCATGCACGAGGACGTCGCGATCCGCGCCGCCCTCATGAAGCAGCTCAAGCAGGCGGCGGTCTCCAAGATCGTCATCGAGCGCCCGCACCGGAAGTGCCGCGTCACCATCCACTCGGGTCGTCCGGGCGTGGTGATCGGCAAGAAGGGCGCGGACATCGAGAAGCTGCGCAAGCTCGTCGGCACGATGACCAAGGCCGACGTGACCATCAACATCGTCGAGGTGCGCAAGCCCGAGATCGACGCCACCCTGGTGGCCGACTCGATCGCCCAGCAGCTCGAGCGCCGCGTCGCCTTCCGGCGCGCCATGAAGCGGGCCGTTCAGTCGGCCATGCGTCTGGGCGCCGAGGGCATCCGGATCAACTGCTCGGGCCGTCTCGGCGGCGCCGAGATTGCCCGCCAGGAATGGTACCGCGAGGGCCGCGTCCCGC from Methylobacterium sp. NMS14P includes:
- the tuf gene encoding elongation factor Tu — its product is MGKEKFSRTKPHCNIGTIGHVDHGKTSLTAAITKVLAETGGATFTAYDQIDKAPEEKARGITISTAHVEYETQNRHYAHVDCPGHADYVKNMITGAAQMDGAILVVSAADGPMPQTREHILLARQVGVPALVVFLNKVDMVDDEELLELVELEVRELLSKYDFPGDDIPITKGSALMALEDKEPKIGKEAVLALMATVDAYIPQPERPIDMPFLMPIEDVFSISGRGTVVTGRVERGIVKVGEEVEIVGIRATTKTTVTGVEMFRKLLDQGQAGDNVGVLLRGTKREDVERGQVVCKPGSVKPHSKFKAEAYILTKEEGGRHTPFFTNYRPQFYFRTTDVTGICTLPEGTEMVMPGDNVTMDVALIVPVAMEEKLRFAIREGGRTVGAGVVAAIND
- the rplD gene encoding 50S ribosomal protein L4 gives rise to the protein MKLDIKTLDGAGAGSVELNEEIFGLEPRADLLQRMVRWQLAKRRAGTHAVQNRSDVNRTRKKLYKQKGTGNARHGAASAPQFRGGGRAFGPVPRDHSHDLPKKVRALALRHALSAKAKASTLIVVDDIKIEDHKTKGLIERFGKMGLSNALIIGGAEVDVNFGRAARAIPQIDVLPVQGINVYDILRRDTLVLTKAAVDALEERFK
- the rplV gene encoding 50S ribosomal protein L22, which gives rise to MGKQATPRALPENEAKAVARMLRVSPQKLNLVAQMIRGKKVDTALAELQFSRKRISTEVKKCLESAIANAENNHDLDVDDLVVSQAFVGKALVLKRFHARARGRGARILKPFSNLTIVVREVRQAEAA
- the rpsS gene encoding 30S ribosomal protein S19 — encoded protein: MARSLWKGPFVDGYLFKKAEAARGSSRSEVIKIWSRRSTILPQFVGLTFGVHNGQKHIPVYVTEEMVGHKFGEFSPTRTFPGHAADKKAKRR
- the rplB gene encoding 50S ribosomal protein L2, whose translation is MALKTFKPVTPSLRQLVLVDRRELYKGKPVKALTEGKSSSGGRNNLGRITVRFRGGGHKRVLRNVDFKRREQLGVAATVERIEYDPNRTAFIALINFPDGKQSYILAPQRLQPGDKVVAAESVDIKPGNAAPVGSMPVGTIVHNVELKIGKGGAIARSAGNYAQIVGRDQGYVTLRLNSGEQRLVHGQCFASVGAVSNPDHMNISLGKAGRNRWLGKRPHNRGVAMNPVDHPHGGGEGRTSGGRNPVTPWGVPTKGKKTRSNKRTDVFILSSRHNRKK
- a CDS encoding 50S ribosomal protein L23; amino-acid sequence: MSADPRHYDIVVSPVITEKATNLTEQNKVVFRVAPKATKPQIKEAVEKLFDVKVTAVNTLVTKGKKKIFRGLRGQRSDVKKAIVTLAEGHSIDVTTGL
- the rpsJ gene encoding 30S ribosomal protein S10, translating into MNGQNIRIRLKAFDHRILDASTKEIVSTARRTGATIRGPIPLPTHIEKFTVNRSPHIDKKSREQFEMRTHKRVLDIVDPTPQTVDALMKLDLAAGVDVEIKL
- the rpsC gene encoding 30S ribosomal protein S3; translation: MGQKVNPIGLRLGINRTWDSRWFANKGDYAKLMHEDVAIRAALMKQLKQAAVSKIVIERPHRKCRVTIHSGRPGVVIGKKGADIEKLRKLVGTMTKADVTINIVEVRKPEIDATLVADSIAQQLERRVAFRRAMKRAVQSAMRLGAEGIRINCSGRLGGAEIARQEWYREGRVPLHTLRADVDYGTATAFTTYGTCGIKVWVFKGEILEHDPMAQDKKAQEEGGRSGGRRERDGEGGRERGRREREHA
- the rplC gene encoding 50S ribosomal protein L3, producing the protein MRSGVIAQKVGMTRVFTDAGEHVPVTVLKIDQCQVVAHRTVEKNGYVALQVGVGKAKVKNVSAAERGRFAVAKVEPKKKLAEFRVSEDALIPVGAEITADHFIPGQFVDVTGTTTGKGFAGGIKRWNFGGLRATHGVSISHRSIGSTGGRQDPGKTFKNKKMPGHLGVERVTTQNLRVVRTDPERGLILVEGAVPGVAGGWIQIRDAVKRKLPADVPLPGKFRENGASAPATEAPAAEETA